From the genome of Bactrocera oleae isolate idBacOlea1 chromosome 2, idBacOlea1, whole genome shotgun sequence, one region includes:
- the LOC106621571 gene encoding nicotinamide/nicotinic acid mononucleotide adenylyltransferase 1 isoform X2 encodes MSKQKCLLPRLILIACGSFNPPTLMHLRMFEIAKNHLMERGAFQVIGGIMSPVHDAQRKQGLVAGKHRLAMLRLALRSSKWIQASDWELQQPQWTPTVDVLKYHKLCISNVMKDKVEDKREMLPAEVTEYTGEVHLRFLAGADLLATLADPQLWTNEEVETMCSYGLVVISRLGSKSEKFIFESDMLSKHSVA; translated from the exons ATGTCAAAGCAAAAATGCTTGTTACCGCGTTTAATACTGATTGCTTGTGGTTCGTTCAATCCACCAACTTTGATGCACTTGCGCATGTTTG AGATAGCAAAAAATCACTTAATGGAGCGTGGGGCCTTTCAGGTAATCGGTGGCATAATGTCACCAGTACATGATGCGCAACGGAAGCAAGGATTAGTGGCAGGCAAACACAGATTGGCTATGCTGAGATTGGCGCTGCGCTCTTCTAAATGGATACAA GCCTCCGACTGGGAGTTGCAACAGCCGCAATGGACACCAACGGTGGACGTGCTGAAATATCACAAGCTCTGCATAAGCAATGTGATGAAAGATAAAGTGGAAGATAAGAGAGAGATGCTGCCGGCAGAAGTGACTGAGTACACAGGGGAAGTACATTTGAGATTTTTGGCGGGCGCCGATTTGCTGGCGACATTAGCCGATCCGCAGTTGTGGACAAATGAGGAG GTTGAAACTATGTGCAGTTATGGCTTGGTGGTAATTTCCCGCCTTGGTTCGAAATCagaaaagtttatttttgaatCCGACATGCTCTCGAAGCATAGTGTAG CGTAA
- the LOC106621571 gene encoding nicotinamide/nicotinic acid mononucleotide adenylyltransferase 1 isoform X1, whose amino-acid sequence MSKQKCLLPRLILIACGSFNPPTLMHLRMFEIAKNHLMERGAFQVIGGIMSPVHDAQRKQGLVAGKHRLAMLRLALRSSKWIQASDWELQQPQWTPTVDVLKYHKLCISNVMKDKVEDKREMLPAEVTEYTGEVHLRFLAGADLLATLADPQLWTNEEVETMCSYGLVVISRLGSKSEKFIFESDMLSKHSRNIELVTNWSTNNLSSTLVRRLLKRGQSVKYLIDDDVIEYIRKYNLYNS is encoded by the exons ATGTCAAAGCAAAAATGCTTGTTACCGCGTTTAATACTGATTGCTTGTGGTTCGTTCAATCCACCAACTTTGATGCACTTGCGCATGTTTG AGATAGCAAAAAATCACTTAATGGAGCGTGGGGCCTTTCAGGTAATCGGTGGCATAATGTCACCAGTACATGATGCGCAACGGAAGCAAGGATTAGTGGCAGGCAAACACAGATTGGCTATGCTGAGATTGGCGCTGCGCTCTTCTAAATGGATACAA GCCTCCGACTGGGAGTTGCAACAGCCGCAATGGACACCAACGGTGGACGTGCTGAAATATCACAAGCTCTGCATAAGCAATGTGATGAAAGATAAAGTGGAAGATAAGAGAGAGATGCTGCCGGCAGAAGTGACTGAGTACACAGGGGAAGTACATTTGAGATTTTTGGCGGGCGCCGATTTGCTGGCGACATTAGCCGATCCGCAGTTGTGGACAAATGAGGAG GTTGAAACTATGTGCAGTTATGGCTTGGTGGTAATTTCCCGCCTTGGTTCGAAATCagaaaagtttatttttgaatCCGACATGCTCTCGAAGCATAGT CGTAATATTGAGTTGGTGACAAATTGGTCGACAAATAATTTGAGTTCTACTTTGGTGCGTCGTTTACTAAAACGTGGTCAGTCTGTGAAATATCTAATTGACGATGACGTCATTGAATATATaaggaaatataatttatacaacAGTTAA